The DNA region CTGTAACTCAATATACTCTGACATCTCTAAAATAATCGTTAAGTTTTGATTGAATTTTCTATGTTAGATACAATTTGAAAGGAAAAATTCcttaacaaaaagaaaaaggaaattgTTGGTTTAAGGCATATCTGACATATCCTGCGACTTGCCAAGCGACCGACTATGATTTTCAAGTGTTAAAAGTGTCCatctgttttatttaaaaaatattactaGAAACATCCAATTAaaggtttatttttataataaaattataattattatatttgatttttattttattaatcaaataaaataattaatttcgacttttattattaaaaatcgcaaatgaaaatcattaaataaaATGGATTGTTACTTTTGTTAAACGAAAATCGAAGAATCCTTTTATCCATAAAAAAATCatctatttttattaaaatttgtcaCACGAGTCAACCCGCTTAATAAAGTAAATTACGTTTCCTAGATTATTGATCAATAATTCTAGTCGAATTACTCAATTAGGAATTCCAAATTTAACTTGACACTCCCTTTTTAGTTTACTTTTAGCGACATAATGAAAACCTATAATTACCAATTGAATGCAATTAATTGGTTAGCATAATCATCCCAAATTGGCAGTTAACATGCGAATGCTgagtatataaaaattgatTCAGACAAGTATATGGAAAATGTGCTTCAATTGGTTAGTTCTTTATCTTTTTGGAATGACTGTGCTGGTAAGAGTCGAATTAGAAATTGAGATCCCTAATCCTGGCATACTTACATATTAACCTTGTAGTGCCATGGCAAATCCACATATGACGTCAGACTTGAATCATTTGTGGGACTTGAAGGCGAAGAGAAAACTTTGGTCAACTATACGGGTATTAAGTTAGTTGGACGTGAACGCTTTTTAAATGGATCGACCCATTTTGCCATTGACTTAATCGATGATGTGAAAATTTCATGTAAATTGTTTACACTTGAAGTTGGCATTTGGGTTCCAATGGTCTACGGTATAAGTCAAATTACCCCCTGCGAGCTAAGCATAGCCTATTTCCTCAACTATATCAATCCGGATAACTTGAATACAAACTATCCGAAAGATGCCACAGCTTATTGCCCTCTGCCCAAAGGTGAATATTGGATTATTGATGATTGGGTGTCATTTATGAAGCGTGGCCTCGTTAAATTACATATGGAGTATTGGTTGTATGGAAAAGGCATCGGTGGTTTTGAAATAGTGGCAAATGTATATGATCGAATATTTTAAATGTCACTTTTTGGGCTTATTTACACTGTGAtagttttgaaaaataaaacgaaaagaTAAATCTGCATCATTAGTTCCGTTTTTCCAAGAGAAACTTTCTACATTCGTGTGACGAAACTTAGcacaaatttgaatttattatacatatttgttcATCGAATATGCTCAATGTTTTAGTTTAGATCGAATTCGTTAACTTATAATTTAATGCCAGTCAAAGCAAAAAGAACTAATTCAGTTATTTCcattaaataaatgtatataagagttcaataattatttatttttttcttaatttggGCAACATTCATACTTTGCTTTTGTACCCGtcgttttgtttcttttttttaaaaactacaATTTGACTTTACgtttttgttctgttttttcttttgtttcgtttgtttatttttattatttttttgtttgtttttttttttttggtatgtttttcatttttaaggTAAAGGCGAATCaaattatatttgaaataaagccaaaaaataaaaaataaaataaaactaaagcaAATGGGAAACATAATACTTGAAGTGAGATTATTGCACAAAATGTTGAGCAAATTAAggaaactaaaattaataaataagtataagggcaaacaaaaacatatgtatgtatatatacatacatatgtataacacaatattaattaattaattagcaAAACTATTTTAGAAATATCTCTGTGCGTAGCGTGCCACGAATAGAATATTCGATTTGAATGTTCCGAGTACAAATGTCTTTGTCTTTATCTAAAGTTAACAAGAAGCGTGTATAAATCATATATAATCGAgcaataatataaatatatatatagagagtaTATGATTAgagtgtgttttttttggttaacaACTCCTGACTAACATGTACACAAGGGGAGGGCTGGGTAAGCTGCTgttgcaacaaaaacaaaaaaaaattagccttttatatgtatataaattttcgtGATTGATTATGCCATAAGCAATTGTGGCTGCTGCTCCTCATGAAGTCCAGCCTCAGCATCCAAGGATTTATTCGATttgaatataaaattattatcgCTAGATCCTTGAGATTTCGAACTGGATGTCATATTGTACAGCTCATCGAGATCCTGGCTGCGTCTATAGCtaaataagaataaaaaaaataagcaaagTGTAAGAAATGATTATATCAAACATAGACGATACTCACGTGCTAACTGGTCTGCTATTGTAGGTGGACATGGCCGGGCTGGCCGGATTGTTGCTATTATTACTCTGGCTATCATTGTCGCCCTCTTGATTATACAGATCGCAATTATCCAAATATTCTGAACGTAAATATGTATCCAAATCATTCTCATCATCCTCATTATCAACATAATCATGTTCATTATCCTGATCCTGTTGTGATTCAACCATGCACAGCCATTGTGAATTGTGATTACGAAATTTCTCCAGCTACGCAAATgtaataagaaaatattagaaATATAATGATAGAAAGGGGGAGAAAGAAAACCTTTGTCATACCTTTATACGTTTCGCCCATTCGGTATCACTGATGGCTATTATATCGAGACAATAGTCACACACTTTGCGTATCTCCTCGTTTTTGTCATGCATCAAGTCGATAAGATAGGCCGGAGATTCCGTCTCTTTGATCATATATTCGCGTGTGCTTTCATGCCGCAATATCTGCTGGAACACAAAGATTATCTGTAGGACAATCTCATCATCCTCCTGCTTGGCCTTCAATAGTTCAATCAATGAAATGACCACTTTGGCTCGACAGAAGAGCAGGGCGCAGAGTTCATCGCAAGCACAAGTACCCAAATAGACAATGGTATCCAATACCAAATCATCTAGACGAGCGCATGGCACCAATATCTCACGTATCCAGGGtatcaattgaaaattttgcaatatttGTGAATAATCCAAATCGGTTAGTGCCAAATTTCCCAATATCCCCAGGCACTCGACAATGAATGATTCATCATCGCAGATGCTCAAAATGCGTGCCAAATCGCCAACATAATCAATGAATTGCAACTGCAGCGACTCATGCTGTGAGAGATTACGTAGTAATTTCATAAGCAATGCATCCTGATATTTAAATGCCCGATCCATGAGGCTATGCAGACGTTGATTCTCAACCATTATCTGGGCATTGCGTCGATTCAATGATAGATTTATACACAATGCTATTAAATCTAAATCGACTTTAACATTCAAATTCAAGATAATAGCATCGGTGGCCATTTGAACGCACTCGGTTTGAGTAAACATGGCCTTCACCTTGTCATCCAGACTCATGTGATAGAGAATCTTGACAGCAATACCATGATGCTTCTCATCATTGATAAACATCACCAGTATGGGCAAATAACCGGCTGCAATCATCTTGCGACGCAGACCACCATCAAAAGAGAGATTGAATACCAACTTAAGGGTGACCTGCACCAGATCGGTGTGAGAGCTTTGAAATAAACGCGGCAATTTCGCGACAATATTTAATGCACACATCTCATCCTTGTTGTCGCCCACAATCGATAGCTTCTTGAGGAACGTGCTGACTAGCATCAAAAGATCAATATTTTGGCGATCCA from Drosophila willistoni isolate 14030-0811.24 chromosome XL unlocalized genomic scaffold, UCI_dwil_1.1 Seg141, whole genome shotgun sequence includes:
- the LOC111519329 gene encoding uncharacterized protein LOC111519329 translates to MCFNWLVLYLFGMTVLCHGKSTYDVRLESFVGLEGEEKTLVNYTGIKLVGRERFLNGSTHFAIDLIDDVKISCKLFTLEVGIWVPMVYGISQITPCELSIAYFLNYINPDNLNTNYPKDATAYCPLPKGEYWIIDDWVSFMKRGLVKLHMEYWLYGKGIGGFEIVANVYDRIF